A window of the Miscanthus floridulus cultivar M001 chromosome 14, ASM1932011v1, whole genome shotgun sequence genome harbors these coding sequences:
- the LOC136505163 gene encoding thaumatin-like protein, with translation MAASSSSILLLLLAATSVACASASTFTIRNNCGFTVWPAATPVGGGRRLDPGQTWSLFVPAGTSSGRVWGRTGCSFNGNSGSCQTGDCAGALSCTLSGKPPMTLAEFTLGGSQDFYDISVIDGYNLAMRFSCSTGVTLNCGSSSCPDAYLFPNDNTKTHACSGNSNYQVTFCP, from the coding sequence ATGGCGGCCTCCTCGTCCTCGATCCTCCTGCTGCTCCTTGCCGCCACCTCTGTGGCCTGCGCGAGCGCCTCCACCTTCACCATCAGGAACAACTGCGGCTTCACGGTGTGGCCAGCAGCCACCCCAGTGGGCGGGGGCCGGCGGCTGGACCCTGGGCAGACGTGGAGCCTGTTCGTCCCCGCCGGCACCAGCTCCGGCCGCGTGTGGGGCCGCACGGGCTGCTCCTTCAACGGCAACAGCGGGAGCTGCCAGACGGGCGACTGCGCCGGCGCGCTCTCCTGCACGCTCTCCGGGAAGCCTCCCATGACGCTGGCCGAGTTCACGCTCGGCGGCAGCCAGGACTTCTACGACATCTCGGTGATCGACGGCTACAACCTCGCCATGCGATTCTCCTGCAGCACCGGCGTGACCCTCAACTGTGGCAGCTCCAGCTGCCCCGACGCCTACCTCTTTCCCAACGACAACACCAAGACCCATGCCTGCAGCGGCAACAGCAACTACCAGGTCACCTTCTGCCCATGA
- the LOC136503962 gene encoding vegetative cell wall protein gp1-like, translated as MARNAAVRGRRLWCHVDGDGGSAWTEPELLQHEWAHKTPPAQPPRGPTPAPSHPPAPPRPPQPPPLLRPRRRAPPSCPRAPAPSPASPAIAPSSAAPTAPTPRRPRPAPVAGRALACALHRPPPRLRPSPAAPRPGSSPRPRPPQASTATAPVAPPPAVGRAPPRQLPAARPFSPRPPRGGGPDGGTSVTSIVFVSVAASVGGFKQSRYRVTGG; from the exons ATGGCGAGGAACGCGGCGGTGCGCGGACGGAGATTGTGGTGCCATGTGGACGGAGATGGCGGCAGCGCGTGGACGGAGCCTGAGCTCCTGCAGCATGAATGGGCTCA TAAAACCCCACCGGCCCAACCCCCGCGCGGCCCAACCCCCGCGCCCAGCCACCcgcccgctcccccgcgcccaccccagccgccgccgctgctgcgccCTCGCCGGCGAGCCCCACCCTCGTGCCCGCGTGCGCCCGCGCCCTCGCCGGCCTCGCCCGCGATAGCGCCGTCGTCGGCCGCGCCCACCGCGCCCAccccgcgccggccgcgccccgCCCCAGTCGCCGGCCGCGCCCTCGCCTGCGCCCTCCACCGGCCTCCCCCGCGACTGCGCCCGTCGCCGGCCGCGCCCCGCCCCGGCAgctccccgcgcccgcgccctccGCAGGCCTCGACCGCGACCGCGCCCGTCGCCCCACCCCCAGCCGTCGGCCGCGCCCCACCCCGGCAACTCCCCGCGGCCCGGCCCTTCTCGCCTCGGCCGCCCAGAG gaggagGCCCTGACGGAGGGACCTCGGTGACCTCGATTGTCTTCGTCAGCGTTgcag cctccgtcggcgggttcaaacaatcccgctaccgTGTCACCGGTGGCTGA